In Oryza sativa Japonica Group chromosome 2, ASM3414082v1, the following are encoded in one genomic region:
- the LOC4329817 gene encoding glycerophosphodiester phosphodiesterase GDPDL3, producing MGRGSHGCSVLGSSLLLLFCLGSAAAQKASTWKTLSGNPPAIIAKGGFSGLFPDSSDFAYGFVAAASSPDTALWCDVQLTKDGAGICLPDIRMDNCTNIANVYPKGKKTYSVNGVSTPGWFSVDYDSTGLSKVNLVQSLFSRVPYYDGTLPILPVESVFANYKAPAVWLNVQHDSFYSQFNLSMRSYILSVSKQYIADYISSPEVNFLTSLSGRVNKKTKLVFRLLNELAVEPSTNQTYGSMLKNLTFIKTFASGILVPKNYIWPVTQDNYLQPSTSVVGDAHKAGLEVYAADFANDFLLSYNYSYDPLTEYLNFIDNGAFSVDGVLTDFPITPSEAIGCFSNLNNSKTDNAKPLIISHNGASGDYPDCTDLAYQKAVTDGADVIDCPVQVTKDGIPICMSSIDLMDVTTVSTSQFSSQTTVIKDIKNGAGVYSFNLTWDDIAKNLKPKISNPMTTFDVYRNPRNKNAGSFMRLSDFLAFAKGKELSGVMISIEHAAFMAEKLGFGVVDAVIKALDDSGYSKQTAQKVMIQSTNSSVLVKFKEQTKYNLVYMLEEDVRDAAPSSLADIKKFANAVSVRTTSIYPESKHYLINQTSHIVQTLQSAGLPVYVYVLMNEFVSQPNDFFADATTQINTYVQKKGAGVDGIITDFPATVHRYRLSPCTSKESNLPTFMLPVQPGGLSGTIIDPAAQPPAMAPMPLLTDSDVAESPLPPVKNVTAPALVFDFQPRDPEDALAAFAVLSRSEIPGVVRRRTLRRVPDTRCWLVGHHRSGGGAGAAAAVLAADAFTARWPTDLVVGRHDCRDFTNGLVEELTGEKRVLDALRSSAANGDW from the exons ATGGGGAGGGGCAGCCATGGCTGCTCCGTTCTTGGgtcgtcgctgctgctgctgttctgtctgggctccgccgccgcgcagaaGGCCTCGACTTGGAAGACACTGAGCG GCAATCCTCCAGCAATCATCGCCAAGGGCGGGTTTTCAGGCCTTTTTCCTGATTCCAGTGATTTTGCTTATGGCTTTGTTGCGGCGGCCAGCTCTCCGGATACAGCCCTGTGGTGTGATGTTCAATTAACCAAGGATGGTGCAGGCATCTGCCTTCCGGACATACGAATGGATAATTGCACAAACATAGCTAATGTTTATCCAAAGGGGAAGAAGACTTACAGTGTCAATGGTGTATCTACGCCTGGGTGGTTTTCCGTGGACTATGACAGCACTGGGTTGAGTAAAGTAAACT TGGTACAATCCCTATTCTCCCGTGTGCCTTACTATGATGGAACTTTACCCATACTTCCTGTTGAATCTGTATTTGCTAATTATAAGGCCCCTGCTGTTTGGCTAAATGTGCAG CATGACAGTTTCTATAGCCAGTTTAATCTGAGTATGAGAAGCTATATCCTGTCTGTTTCAAAACAATATATTGCTGACTACATCTCATCACCTGAAGTGAACTTCCTTACCAGTTTATCAGGAAGAGTTAACAAGAAGACAAAGCTTGTGTTTCGGCTTCTTAATGAACTCGCTGTTGAGCCATCTACAAACCAGACATATGGCTCAATGTTGAAAAATCTAACATTCATCAAGACTTTTGCATCTGGAATACTTGTCCCTAAGAACTATATCTGGCCTGTAACACAAGACAATTATCTGCAGCCCAGCACATCGGTCGTTGGTGATGCTCATAAAGCAGGACTAGAAGTTTATGCCGCTGATTTTGCAAATGACTTTTTGCTCAGCTACAACTACAGCTATGATCCATTAACAGAATATCTTAACTTCATTGATAATGGTGCCTTCTCTGTTGACGGTGTATTGACTGATTTCCCTATTACCCCTTCAGAGGCCATTG GTTGCTTTAGTAACCTCAACAACAGCAAGACAGACAATG CGAAACCTCTCATCATCTCCCACAATGGTGCTAGTGGTGACTACCCAGATTGCACTGACCTAGCTTATCAAAAGGCAGTTACTGATGGTGCAGATGTCATCGACTGTCCCGTACAAGTAACCAAAGATGGCATACCTATATGCATGAGTTCCATTGACCTAATGGATGTCACTACTGTTTCAACGTCACAATTTTCTTCTCAAACGACTGTCATAAAAGATATCAAGAATGGTGCTGGAGTCTATTCCTTCAACCTCACATGGGATGATATTGCGAAGAACCTGAAGC CCAAGATATCAAACCCAATGACCACATTTGATGTGTACAGAAATCCTAGAAACAAGAATGCAGGAAGTTTCATGAGACTATCGGACTTCTTGGCCTTTGCAAAAGGAAAGGAGTTGTCAGGAGTCATGATCAGTATAGAG CATGCTGCATTCATGGCAGAAAAACTTGGATTTGGTGTAGTAGATGCGGTGATCAAAGCCCTTGATGACTCCGGCTATAGCAAACAGACTGCCCAGAAAGTCATGATTCAGTCAACCAACAGCTCAGTACTAGTGAAGTTCAAGGAGCAAACCAAGTACAACCTTGTTTACATGCTTGAGGAGGATGTCAGAGATGCTGCACCTTCCTCCCTTGCAGATATCAAGAAGTTTGCTAATGCTGTTTCAGTCCGCACAACGTCCATTTACCCGGAGAGCAAACATTATTTGATAAACCAGACCAGTCATATCGTCCAGACCCTGCAGTCCGCTGGCCTTCCCGTTTATGTTTACGTGCTCATGAACGAGTTTGTTTCGCAACCGAATGACTTCTTCGCAGACGCCACAACACAGATCAACACATACGTGCAGAAGAAAGGTGCTGGAGTGGATGGGATCATCACAGATTTCCCTGCGACGGTGCACAGATACAGAC TGAGCCCCTGCACGAGCAAGGAAAGCAACTTGCCGACCTTCATGCTGCCTGTCCAGCCCGGTGGCCTCAGCGGGACCATCATCGATCCAGCTGCACAGCCACCAGCAATGGCGCCAATGCCTCTCTTGACGGACTCCGACGTCGCGGAATCACCCCTACCGCCGGTCAAGAACGTCACAGCTCCA GCGCTGGTGTTCGATTTCCAGCCACGGGACCCGGAGGACGcgctcgccgccttcgccgtgcTCTCGCGGAGCGAAATCCCCG GAGTGGTCCGGAGGAGGACGCTGCGGAGGGTCCCGGACACGAGGTGCTGGCTCGTCGGCCACcaccgcagcggcggcggcgccggcgccgccgcggcggtgctcgccgccgacgcgttCACCGCGCGGTGGCCGACCGACCTGGTCGTCGGGCGGCACGACTGCCGAGACTTCACCAACG GGCTCGTGGAAGAACTGACAGGTGAGAAACGTGTCTTGGACGCCCTCAGATCGTCAGCTGCCAATGGTGATTGGTGA
- the LOC4329819 gene encoding uncharacterized protein, with the protein MWSVASLVRQGLRWRRRRRRRTARVVDESALAAADGGDAAAPAGGGGDAAAVAVVPMASVGAALARALLALACTIRFDGEDGGAGATEEAWAASGWRPRADEVSHLMVRESMRYAIYA; encoded by the coding sequence ATGTGGAGCGTGGCGTCGCTCGTCCGGCAGgggctgcggtggcggcggcggcggcggaggaggacggcgcgggTGGTGGACGAGAgcgcgctcgcggcggcggatggtggcgacgccgccgcgcctgcaggtggcggcggcgacgcggcggcggtggcggtggtgccgATGGCGAGCGTGGGCGCCGCGCTTGCCAGGGCGCTGCTGGCGCTGGCGTGCACCATCCgcttcgacggcgaggacggcggcgccggcgcgacggaggaggcgTGGGCGGCCAGCGGGTGGCGGCCGCGCGCCGACGAGGTCAGCCACCTCATGGTGCGGGAGAGCATGCGCTACGCCATCTACGCGTAG